The genomic window ACAACCCCTTATTATCACATTTCTACAAGGATGCATGCCATTACTGTTCAAACACGTGTCAACCACATCTAtggcattttgtttttcataatACCTCTGTGTGGACAGCTGACACTGAACTAGAGCTACATCATATTAACATAAGTCTTAGAGCTGCTGAGATGAATCAATTACTGTTCAACTGCTGAATTATGATTTTTAATATCAGTCAATCATATTTCACTACTTCCAGAACTCAATTTACATTGAACACTTTGTTAGAATTTGCCTCACTATGAGGTTTCAGGGAGGCTGTGCTCCTAATTTTTGGAAAACAACTTTTGATGACTGTTCGCTTTCTATCAGCACCTGATCCTCATACACACCACCAATTACATGTTCTCCAACTTAAGAGAGACCAGGAGTTAGTAGCCAGTCAGATAGgttaataaaacaggaaagagagGGGCGTAAACATTGCTGCATTTTCCTGCAAAGCCCTTCAAATAAGTAGAGTGCAAAAAAAGGTAAATGGGGATCAGGGTAAGGTGACTTCAGCAGGCTAGGCCGCTAAAGAGACTTTAGAGAAATTAGTATTTATAAAGGTAGAAGTTAGTGTAAAAGAAAATGATATGACAGAAGGGCAAGCATTTACTAAGAGTGTTATTTTCTCACAATGCCAAGAGAAGGAGATAAGCAGTCACATTCAAAAAATGGCAAACAACCGTAGTAGTAAGGAGGGGAAATGTTTAGGGAATACCTCAACACTTCAACTGAATTTTAACTCATCAGAGCCAATCAGGTcacattttatgaatgaaaaattaaaagacCCCTCATTACGTCTAAAGGGTAAATGCTACCACACAAGAAGCACCACCCTCTAAGATCAATGAGGAATCATCGCTGCAGTGAAGTACCATTACAGAGCACCTACATATGGCAAGTGCAAGtgacaaaaagacaccaaacaGTATGAGAGTGTCAAAGTATCCCTGTTCAGAGTATTGGGAGGTTAAGGCAAAGATGGAGGACAGAACTTACTTTGACCTTTCATCAGAGCCACGGTACGAGTCATAGTAACGATCATCTCTGTGGGCAAGATGGAGATGGGAAAAAAGACACGCAAACACACCCAGACATACATTGATGAGCACATACGATTAATGAAATGATTATCATGAATACAAATGTTTTCTAGAGGTGCACACAGTATCCTGCCACATGTTGGGACCACATGCAGTAAACTATGTAAAGCAAGCTTTGTGAATCTGTGAGCAGAATGCACTTCAAAAAGAAATATGAGTGGTTGATGTAGAATGCAGGAGAAATAACAAAGCCAAGACTAGGAACTAGGACTAACTCTAGCATTGAAGGGAGCTTTGAACATATAATATGTCAATCGTTTAAAAACCCAAGAGGTTACGAGATGAAAGGGACTCAACTGAAAACTGATGAGTGATCTCATGCATGTTATTTAGCACTTTAATATTCGgctaattttttttacaagattTAATCCACATCAGGCATGGAACAAAAAACTCAAATAGGCATCCATACACAATGTAAGGTCTCACGTCCGAGCACAAGCAGAAATAAAAGCCGAGCAGGAgactgagacagaaacagactgtACATTATTTCTCTTCACATCTTACCCTCCTCTGTGTTGGTGTCCCAAGTGCATGTTGCGGTCCACGGTTCCCCCCCCGGCCACCAACCCCGCTCGGGTGtcgtgggaggaggagggacctCGACGAGGGCTCATCTCATCGTAGTCCCGTCGGGAGGAAGGCATGGGTACCCGTGCCCCTCTGCTTGAGGGCATTCGGTCAAACCCACGTTCTACACCACTGGACCTGCCCCCCCCGTATTGGGTACGAATTAATAGGCCTGCGACTGCCTCCCCTTTCTTCAACATCACAGTGAATCCACCGTATTCGTAGGTTTCATCGTAGAAGTTAGGGTCATAGGGCTGCGCGCGACCCTTGATTGGAGCCTGAAACAGGGCGACAGATAGAAAATCACACATTAAAGGGCATTCAGACCACATACTTTAAGAGTAAACTTAATTATGCAACGTTCCTAACATGATGTTctgatgcattaaaaaaatatattaatatcaGTTTGAGCCAACTTAACCTGCAAGAATTGTTTTCCATCTGTTTGCATTCAACTTGTCTAGATTGTAAACTTTCAAATGTCTAGGTACCTTTATCGGAGAGATTTCAACTAATACTTTCAATGTTGTTCAagattttaaattgaattaagaAGCAgatacaaacaacaaaaaacacacacactatggaCCACAGTACAAGATCCTTACTTCGGCAATGAGCCTCGAGCATAGTCTTGATACACTCCACCACCCTCTCTGTTTTTACCGCCGACCAGTACCACGCGGTCCCGTTGACTGAGGACAACACTCCTGAAACAGCTTGATGCTGGTCTTGTGTTTCTGAAGAAACCGAGAAACACAAGGGCACAGGTAAGGAGAAAGCAACAACATGATACTGCAGAGGGTTCCactacagagaaaaaaacaacctcaaaaGTATTGCACACAGTGTATCACAGCTGTTAAGTGGGCATTTCCACATATGCAAAGGTACATCAGGAAAAAATCTAATATACAGCTTCAGAGTTGACTtgatacaaacaaaaacaatataaaacaacaacCAGCTGGGATTTAATCTagtgtaaatgtgtttgacaTCTTCTCACACATTTCAGAGTGTAAACTGTTTAGCAGCTGATTTCATTACTAAGAGCTGATCCAGATCACTCATATCAACATACCTCCCGCAGCTCCTTGATCTTGGCTCCCTTCACCCCAATGATGGAGCCGGCCAGGCTCTGATGGATCAGCAGGCGTAACTCACAGTCAAAGTCCATTCCATTGTACTGCTGATACTGAACAGAACAATACTCTTTTAAATCCCTGGAGCTGTGCTGTACAGACTGTAAGCCCCTCCCCCGCAGCATTCTGTGATATGTGGTATTGGGCTGTACAAACAAAACTGACTCTCCATTTATGTATGATGCAATACGTAAATTTAGTTGAGGTAGAGTATAAAGTTGATGGACAGACGGGTATAACTATAAATGGAGATCATGGGTGGCATACACTTGTATGAATTATTTTTATCTGTGCAAAGAGATTATGATTACACTTATCTATCTTGGAAATGTAGATAAAAACTTATGGCAACAGTACTTTTAATGACATGAAACAGAGTGCGGACACAAGCAATGAGGTTTTCAATTAGTGCATTTTAACCTTTCTACACCACTCATTTGCAAGTGAAAACAGTACTAAATGCAAAACAGAAGGAACATAAATCTAAAGCAAGGACATTCATTTCATCTACAACACAATGATGTTCATTTAGTTTCAAAGTATACCTATGTCTACAGCTGGAAAAAAGAGATATCCCTCACCTCTTCCAGTGTGGGGATATCTTAAGCAGAATTTCTCCAACTGTCTCGATGTCGGCACTGATGCTCAGGATGCTTCATGATTCACCCACCAATGACCAGCCACAGCCACAGAGGGTGGGGATGGGTAGCCAGCAAGGCATCCCAGGAGGAAGGGAACAACATTTCAGATCAGAAATTCATGACATCCCCCTTTTCTGCCAAAGATTAACAGTCCCACCCAGTTTAACAAAGTCACTATTGAGACTAACAGCTGAGTGAACGGTTTAGGTCCAGTGTTTGCTAAACTTTTTATGGTATTTCATGGATTATCCAACACAGTTCTCAGAAAAAATAAGCTGGTTCCCCAAAATAAGCTATGAAAAGAAATAGTCTTTTGTccagagaaaggaagaaaagggacaaaataaaaGGGGACCCAAAGAAAAGTGACTGCACTCGGTGACTACTAGAAGGGGCAAGACGGGGAAAGGTGAAGCCTGAGGAGGATTTGGCAGAAGTAAGCACCAAAGGTGCCAGAGAGACCTCTAAACTCTTAAAGCATAGTTTGGTGGATGCACACCACAAAAACTTTGCCTACTAAGACCCCAATTAAGATGACAACACATCTTGTGAAGTCCAGGGAAGATGGATAGAACCAATTATTCAACaatttttaaatttgcagacGATGATAGTCTGCAATcgtttaaaaactgtaaatacattttttttgtagtcTGCACCCACctgttaacaaaataaaataaacaatgaatTTACTGATCAGAGAACTGAGGCACAGTTTGTAAATGGAAGTAGAATGGCAGACGCTGAGGGAGGTTTCAGAGCAGATCATACCATGGGGGAAATGAAGTTTGCCACCACCGGGGTTGATGCTTTTTAGAGGGGTGGGGGAAGCGATAAACATAAAACCATAGAATGCAGAGATGAATGGGACAGGGAGGGATTATCTGTAATTTCAATAGCTCCAGCAGTCAATAACCAAGTTAAGATGAAGCAGAAGACAGGAAGGAAGaaacatacacacgcacacaacagTCGAGTCCTAGCTTGCCTTTTTGCGGTTCACAATGGATGGACAATCGGAGATTATCGATAAAATGAGGACACCACAAGGAAAGAATGGGATGGTGCGAGAAGCAGGTGAGCTTATGAAACTAACGAAACAAGACCACCATATATCCACtctgaggggggagggaggtgaAAACGCCAAAGGTAAGAGGATAGataatcatcaatgaaaatttaagaatacaaaaaaaggaacacGGACATGTTGCACAGATCATAGcaaaggttttaaaaaagacaGTGGCAGATTGTGGAAAAACCCTGACAACACCAGCCTAAGTTTCAATGTTGACgtgattttaaaaatggcaTATAAAAAGGATGTTGACATGGCTTTTACAGGCAGATTTGGACATGAACGCATTTAGGCATTTTGACTCAGGCTAATATACTGTGAGAACAGGTAGGTTAAAATACAGTGACTTGACAGAGGCAGGATGactatttattattcatctggtcttgtttgtttgaccTGTAGTCAGGCAGTGAGAGGGAGGAGCTTAGGGACATACCGCTCAGGCCCACTGCTGTCTGGGACTGACACACTGGCATTGTACTGGGCGTGGCATGGGCAGGGGCCAGGGCCATTCGAGCACAGATGTCAATCAAGTAAGGCGCCCATTTAGGGACAGGGCACGATTATGGACAGGGCCAACCAGGGTGTCAGGTGGGCGGGCGCAGGAGGGGCCATCCAGAACATGGGcaacagaggaggaagtggGCAAAAAGTcaacagtaaaataataaacaagggagagggaagagggaagaggaatacatttttaatatacaGGCTCTACACTGTTCAAACGTGACTTTAATTTGATTCTCTCAGAGATTGGTTtgtcaaagagagaaaaggagaacatGTGACATTGGAAAATGGGTAATGGTTTATTAAGAACATGGAGATTTCAATGTTGGGGAATAGACCAAAGACAGTGAGAAAGAGGGGTAGAACAAATTGTGGAGGGCTACAGTAAGAGGCAATGACTTCATGAATTAAGAAATGGCCAGGTTGCCTTACCACTTAAaaaattatcatcatcatcatcataataataataataataacaataatgagtTAGCTGACGCTGCTGGGGACCTTAATACAAATCACACTGTGCTTCTATATTCAACTTACAAGAGCAGCAGTggttttacaacaaatataaatatggaGAAAATATGACATGGACTTCAGTTCTAAGAGCCAGTTTAGCTAAAGCAATCAAAAGATGTTTATGTAAGATGAAAAAGATAAACCCGACCCTAAAGGGTTTGTCAGaaggcatgtgtgtgtatatatatatatatatatatatatatatatatatatatatatatatatattttttttttctcttttctttttatctctaCACAGGCATCAGCTAACCACACaccttctttacaaaaaaggaaaacattgcCAAATACCAAACTCAGTTATTGATCAGTTACCAAGAGTTAACGTTTGTATGAAGATCAGCTATCTTTTAGGGAGGCTGGGTATATTTTGGGTGCTGAGCACCAGctaagagaaaaataaagaattaaaataaagaggTGAAAAAAGTAAGGATTCAGAGTGTATTAAATAGAAGTACTCACGTCTGTACGCAGGGCTTTGATGTTTTTGCCACCCTTCCCAATTACAGctcctgcattctgaaaataGAAAGAATACTTGCAAAACCCAAAACATCACAAATAATTCAGAACATTTAAAAGTGTGGGCATTACAATTAATGTGAGGAAACGCTCACTGAATTTGTGAAGACTCCTTAGTAAATGCTCTTTATTCATTGTCTAAGATGTGATTAGAACATCAACAAGAACACATTCTGAAAAGAATACTATACAAAGAATTGGCAGATTTTGCAGAAGCAAAAGACATAAATTCTAATAATCACATAATAGTTTTTTCATGAATGTGACATGAAAGGGAAGCTGATTTACCTTGCTCTGCAGGAGGATACGAAGCTCAACCATCTCGTCTGAGTTCCTGGAGCGCTTGAATGATTTCTGCTCATCTGCATCCTCAGCAGGGCGCTTACCTGGCATTAGGAGATAAAAACCAGCAATGATAATCCTGCATACATAACCTTCCACAAACTGAAATCAAATACCAAAAAAGGACCCAGATAGAAGAGAAGCACAAAATAATGcttgtttttgtatgtatgaAGACTCTCTtctcaaaatacattttgaatctACACAGACTGAAAAACAAGGAAAGACAAAAGTTTTTGTCATTCTTTCATAAAAACATAGACAGTTTTACGGGGGAGATAAGTTCATGCAAATGGTGAGGTCCCTGACATGCACACATATTCTAGTGAATCAATAGGAATATGAAGTAAAAGAtcttatttaaaaatgacttcCAAAGTTCCAAACTTTAAGAGTGTAAATTACTTTTTGCAATTAAACAAGTTCTTATCCTTTCATTACAGAATAGACACTTTCAATGTACAAGAATCCATCAATAAATTGATGCATTCAGACAAAACAATTCAGAGGCAGTTTTATACCGTTGGTCTCCGTGTTGCTGAATGCAGTGTCCTCTTGCTGTTCAATTTCTGTCTCCATGGTCTTCTGACAGCGGAAGAGACGGGATGAGCTCCTCAGTCTGGGGAACAGGCGATAacagcaggaagagagagcagagaactGGCCCCTGTGAGCTGTGGTAGTCTGACAGCATAGTAACGAGGGAGGAAAAATTAGACAACTGAAGCTGCATGCTCAGGATCCAGCTATTCAGGAAGCAGGGAAGGCAAGTTAGGGgaaagagcagaaaaaacagCACTCACCGATATTTATCTGAGCGACAAGGGCGTGTTGATAGGTGGAACTAAATAAGgaccaaacagctgctgtgacCTGTAGGGGGGGGAGAGGCTAGATGAAATactgacattttaaatatgaattaagGCTCTGTGAGAACAATTTGAAGAGATAGAAATTATATCACACGtaattttttaattactttaagGCTACCATTTCACTTCAGTCAATCATTATTCATCCACACAAATTATATAACATATTTAATATCCCACTCATAATCACTATTCACGTCAACTTGAGTGTATCATTATGGTATATAATTATAATTTTGTTATATTTGCCATATATTTTCAATTattaatgtatatttatatgcaTCCCTGCACAAACTATAACTAAATCTAAAGTGTGCAATTACATCTGTAACTacagtttttttgttaaaatgtgcaCTGTTGCTATATTAAAGGCCAATCCACATCTTGTCTTAATACTGGAAATACTACTACCATCTACCTGTTATGTTAGTTAGTTTTTATTAATGTGTTTCAGTTACTGATGTATTTGTAATTCGATTTAAATGGACAGGCGTTGGTGTCTCAGGTATCAAATTGTTAAATAAACAACTGTCTCGGTGATGATGTACAATGCTTGAGCAAATAGCAATGTCttcaccctcctgttatgttcgcaataatgttcctgggtcaatttgacccggggcatactcaattatccaaaagtgtcagaacctcaaaaaatcccaatacacatttgttataatctaatttttaacttcattactaaccatttaaatcaagatttggtccattggtgttaattctcacagatcatggttcaatgaggataattcactcgtttttcattaaaatcaatgctaaaaacttgttttaatgtactttGGAAAGCCCTACATAGAAATACAATAGTTCATTCTGACAtcgatttttgtttattttatttatatgaagtgatgttgataaattaacacgacacctcttctgtcatatgctgcccatatttttatgctgcattaagTTAGTttagaaggcatatattgcctgaaataaactttaaacGGGTCAATataaacaggagggttaataataCAGTGAAGAAATGAGCTAATCAGCAgctgatgaataaaataaataaaagatgaatgaaAACCGAGAAAGCGATCATACATGACTACAACACTGGTATCCTCTAGGGCTGTTTCTTGACATACAGCACGACGCCATGTCTACTTGGAGTACTCTGTAGTGAATACTGACACCAGATATGAAGTAAGGTGAGTTTCACGACGACGATGACTGAATCGAAAGTGAGATGGCCTTTCGCTAAGCTAACCGAGGCTGAGCAGCTAGCTTGCTAGCCTGGAGGGAAATGCGTTAGCTAGGAGCTTCGTCGTGTGCATGTGAATTAGCGATCTCTTCTACAGTCGGTCGTCTTCATTTAAAACCCTTAGAAAAAGCATTCAATACAAGGATACATAAGGACGTGTTACTGATCTGACCGGGATGGTAGACGTTACGGATCGGTTGACAACAAGGCGCAGTTGGAGGTATTCATGGTAGCTGCTGGCTAATTTCGCCATGTTGCCATGAATTCGGATGAGCACAAGGGGAGCTGGGCAGGCCACAGCTAATTTAGGCAGCGTTACACTGAACAAGAACAATTAGAGTGACCACATCAGAAAAACGTATTTTCTAGATTACCTGAGCCCTTCAATGTAACAGGGCAAAATGCTGCAGGAAAGAAACCCGGAGAATGTCGTCCAAAACACAAACCTGCAGTGCTACGCCTCACTCGTCCCTTCTCTTCTCTACCTAACCTGGAAATGCACTGAGTGAGCACCACGTCCCCTGATTGGTTGAAGGAAGAACAAATCAAGCAGATGAGTGATATGATTGGCTAGAGCAAACGTCAATCGCGTACGCAGGGGCGTCTCCAGAGCGACACGGTTGGTAAGCCCTCCTTCCGGGATACTACGAGATCCTAGTTCTCTGTGGTTGTTCAAGTCCTTCCAGTTTCAAATATTATCTGCATTCTAATGTGCCACCCTGTAAGGGTGTTAGTTGGTATGCTTAATCAGAGCTGTTTGAATGCACGAGCCTCTATTGTCACCTTGAATGGACACAAAGCGAAGGTAAAGTAGAATCATTACTAAACGTGTTGGTTCACTTTGGCGCCTTTGCTACTTTGCGAGGAAGAGGCTGTTG from Notolabrus celidotus isolate fNotCel1 chromosome 9, fNotCel1.pri, whole genome shotgun sequence includes these protein-coding regions:
- the hnrnpk gene encoding LOW QUALITY PROTEIN: heterogeneous nuclear ribonucleoprotein K (The sequence of the model RefSeq protein was modified relative to this genomic sequence to represent the inferred CDS: inserted 2 bases in 2 codons; deleted 5 bases in 5 codons), coding for METEIEQQEDTAFSNTETNGKRPAEDADEQKSFKRSRNSDEMVELRILLQSKNAGAVIGKGGKNIKALRTDYNASVSVPDSSGPERILSISADIETVGEILLKXIPTLEEYQQYNGMDFDCELRLLIHQSLAGSIIGVKGAKIKELREKHKTSIKLFQECCPQSTDRVVLVGGKTERVVECIKTMLELIAEAPIKGRAQPYDPNFYDETYEYGGFTVMXEERGGSRRPINSYPIRGGRSSGVERGFDRMPSSRGARVPMPSSRRDYDEMSPRRGPSSSHDTRAGLVAGGGTVDRNMHLGHQHRGGDDRYYDSYRGSDERSNDRRGRADRYSDNMSGGGYDNSSSWDSYQSGGRGYNDIGGPVITTQVTIPKDLAGSIIGKGGQRIKQIRHESGASIKIDEPLEGSEDRIITITGTQDQIQNAQYLLQNSVKQYSGHLL